A single genomic interval of Drosophila virilis strain 15010-1051.87 chromosome 2, Dvir_AGI_RSII-ME, whole genome shotgun sequence harbors:
- the Ubc87F gene encoding ubiquitin-conjugating enzyme E2 G1, translating to MSELQASLLLKRQLAELHRNPVEGFSAGLINDEDIFKWEVVIIGPPDTLYEGGCFKAHLIFPKEYPLRPPRMKFVTEIWHPNIEKNGDVCISILHEPGDDKWGYEKAEERWLPVHTVETILLSVISMLTDPNDESAANVDAAKEWREDHAEFKRKVARCVRRSQEEV from the coding sequence ATGTCTGAACTGCAAGCATCGCTGCTGCTGAAGCGGCAACTCGCTGAGCTGCATCGCAATCCCGTCGAGGGCTTCTCCGCAGGCCTGATCAACGATGAGGACATCTTCAAATGGGAGGTGGTCATCATTGGGCCGCCGGACACACTCTACGAAGGCGGCTGCTTCAAGGCGCATCTGATCTTTCCCAAGGAGTATCCATTGAGGCCGCCTCGCATGAAATTCGTCACAGAAATCTGGCATCCGAATATTGAAAAGAACGGCGATGTGTGCATCTCCATTCTGCACGAGCCCGGCGACGACAAATGGGGCTACGAGAAGGCCGAGGAGCGCTGGCTGCCCGTTCATACCGTCGAAACCATATTGCTATCCGTCATCTCCATGCTAACCGATCCCAACGATGAGTCCGCCGCCAATGTGGACGCCGCCAAGGAATGGCGCGAAGATCATGCCGAGTTCAAGCGCAAGGTGGCCCGCTGTGTGCGTCGCAGCCAGGAGGAGGTCTAG